DNA sequence from the Oncorhynchus kisutch isolate 150728-3 unplaced genomic scaffold, Okis_V2 Okis07a-Okis12b_hom, whole genome shotgun sequence genome:
acccACTAACGTTACCATTCCACTACATGATCCTATCGGGTAGTACAGTACACCATGCAAACGGCCTGGGGGACGGGACACCACCTCCCAATATACCCTTTAACTCTTTGTCAAATACCGTACTTCTATGCAGctgtcaccactttatttttctGTGATTGCTATGAAGCCAACCTTACTAAGCAGGCTAGCTAGCAAACAAACTTACCCGCGCAATACCCTTTTCCGGGGTTAAACCATCTACTTCCGGAGAGGACGTAAACACTGAGATCACAGTTTACCGTCTGATGATAAAGCTTTATGCATTATTCTCAAAGACAAAATATGTTAATCTCATTTCCCATGAGTTGGTTTATTTCTCAAAACATCACAAAAAACGTTAACTTTAACACAAGCATGTTCCTTGTGACAATCTTATTCTGGCCTGATTATTTTCAACTACACAAATACTGTAGGAAGTTGTATAATAAAAAGTTTAACATTATAGACAACATGATACTTACTGTATGTTGAACTAATATAACCATCTGCAGCAAACATTGAGtcattcttaaaaataaaaatgttttacaaattGCTCCAGAATAcaaaataatagtgaatacaaAGAACAGGTAACGACCTTTAATGCAGCCTGTAGGTGCTTGTCGGAACTGGGAAACCtctgacttgctaactggttgaacaCGTGTATAACTAACAAGTCGAAAAATTCAGAGTTGCAGCATTTAGCCAGAGCAATCACACACCTCATTCAATTTCCAATCAATTCAGAAAACACAATCCTAAATCaacacaacaaatcaatacaaccTATAATTTCCTTGCGTGAACTGCCTGGTGTCTTATCAGATTGCTCAGAAAGGAGAAGTTCTTCCCACACTGGGTGCAGTGGAAACGTTTTTCCCCTGTATGGACACTCTGATGCACTTTCAGGTTGCTGGAATGAGAGAACTGTTTCCCGCATTGAGCGCATCTgaaaggtttctcccctgtgtgtactcTCTGGTGCCGCTTCAGGCCGCACAGCTGGCTGAACTGCTTCCCACACAGGGTGCACTCGTATGGTTTCTCCCCCGTGTGAACCCTCTGGTGCATCTTGAGCTGGCACAGGTGAGGGTACTCCCTCCCACAGAAGGTGCACCTGTATGACTTCTCCCTCTCCGCTCTGTCCTGATGAGTCCCAGTCCCGTCGCCCAGGTGGGTGTCGGGGGCGCTCCCAGGAAAATCCACCCAGGTGGGGTACTGCAGCTCCCCGGTTCCCTCGTCCAATGGAGCAGTGGCGGTGGTTGCGGGGTTCTGAAAGGTGCCGAGGCGGTTGTTGAATGCGCCGTCCAAGCCGATGGTGTAGAAGTGATTGTCAGATGAGTTCTGTCTCGCTGCTGGCTGGACACCTGGGTGAGGATGATGAAGATGATAAGTGTTACTCGAATGTCCTCCAAGAAGCATGGCATCTGCTTCACTATGTCCTCCTTGATGACGCCTGGGTTCCATGATGTCACCTTGTCTCCAGGATGAGGGCGTGCCATCCCCATCTTCCCCCTCGTCAACATGGAGGGGGTCAATAACTATGACCTCAGACTTGACCTCTGAACTGCCCTGGGAATTCTCGTGTTCCCCCCTCACCATCTGAGGAAGTGGGGGAATGGGGTTCACCTTTTTGAGAGGCGAGGGGCTTCCTGAGACTGTCTCGGCAACATAACTAGAACAAGACGGCCGATCATTCGCTGTATCACTGCCTCTTCGCTTACGGGAGTTTACAGGCAGATCGGTTGTTCTCTCGCGGTTTAGGCTGTGCTGCTGTTTAGCAACAGGCCCTGGACCTGTGAGTTGGAACACCTGGCTCAGGCTCTCAGGCTCGGGGTCTGACTTGAAAACATTGTCTGATCTGTTGACAGTTACTATGCTGTGTTTGGTTCTGAGCTGCTCAGTGAGCTCTTTTTGGTCCGTGTCTAGAGAGGTCGGTGTGTTTGGGTCTGTCATTCTGTGGCCACTATCAGTACCTGAAGAGACAACAAAAGCATGATGGTCATATGCAGTCAAATAAAACAATGAGGTTGTCAATCAGTATGTCATTTTTCATTACAGCAATCCATAAATCATTACCTGGCATCTCCCTCAGACCCTCTTCTTTCTTCCATGGCTCCCCTTCCACAGTTGATTTGGCCTGAAAAGAGGAGGGATGAATTAAGTAGACAGACATGAGCTCTACAAAGCTCTCAAACAAATGCAGGTCTATTATAACTCAGATATTACTAGGCTATAATATTGATCTAATGGCTTGAATTAAGTTGTTAATTTACTGACTCAACTCATGGACACAGAAAATCTGAAGCTTATCTGTCCTCAAAACTTTTGAAACTAAAATTGGGACTGCACTAATTTCCTGTACTTTTGAAAGGAAAACATAATTTGCTGCCAACTGACTGATTTCATTCGTAAGCAATGTGAGAATACACTATGTAGGGTCAATGTGAGAATATATATGTTGGGTCAATGTGAGAATACATATGTAGGGTCAACGTGAGAATATATATTTAGGGTCAAAGTGAGAATATGTATTTAGGGTCAATGTGAGAATATATATTTTAGGGTCAATGtgagtttattaggtacaccacccccgtcacgaaaatggttcgctcctacagacagtgagtctggTGGCcctggcttgctatataaagcaggcaaacaggcatcaaagcattcagttactgtttgattgaacgcTAGAATGGGTAAAACAAGCGACCTAAGAAACGTTGAGCATGGTATGATTGTCAGTGCCGGGTGcgcggttccagtatctcagaaacgtccGGCCTCCAGGGATTTTCACGCACAACCGTGAATCTTGGATTTACCATGAATGGTACGACAAACAAAACATCCGGTCAGCGGCAGTCCAGTGGACGAAAACAacttgttgatgagagaggtcgaaggagaatggctaGAAtaatgcaagctaacaggcgggccacagaCAGACAAATAACGGCGAGgaacaacagtggtgtgcagaacggcatctcagaacgcacaactcgtcggatgggttattgcagcagacgaccacaccgggttccactcctattaACTAAAAACAAGCAGAAGCGGCTCCAGTGAGCACGCCATCACCAAcgctggacaattgaggagtggtaCAACAGCATAGCCATCGTCAACATCTTTGCAGATTTCGGCTACAGCCACGTTGGCTAGCACTGGTCCGACGAATcctggttcctgttgcgtcatgctgatggcagtcaGGATTTTGCACAAGAAGCATGAGTCAATGGCCCCATcttgcctggtgtcaacggtacaggctggtggaggtggtgtaatgttttcctggcacaggaatataccaattgagcaacgtttgaACACCACAGCGTATCTGAACATTTTTGCTGACCAGGTGCATCCCTTCGTGGCTACAGGGGGGTCCGACctagtactagatgggtgtacctaataaactgtattTACGGTCAAGACGCACCATGAGGGGCCTCCTGagtgacacagcggtctaaggcactgctttcacagtgcttgaggcatcactaaagacccgggttcgatcccaggctgtgtcataaCCGTCCGTGTCCGGGAGtcacagggcggcgcacaa
Encoded proteins:
- the LOC109877697 gene encoding zinc finger protein 219; the encoded protein is MSGSVVEFQAQIASIMEVLANAAVAEICKVVDDGYAVVHMEMSQSHKENEFLRRNMKLMELQIARFRAERKFSEGSVHNRFHGIRLLNRHNHRETATTGPTWQSRNRLSNRSFGNSSIPRDRQPIDVDQDDVSPSKHMAATSDEQSAETEEGETDLLIIKVEGEADDQDSRISHPARTVEGSRELTTQPAAATTEDPAILSSGPRGNNSIHTAMEAKSTVEGEPWKKEEGLREMPGTDSGHRMTDPNTPTSLDTDQKELTEQLRTKHSIVTVNRSDNVFKSDPEPESLSQVFQLTGPGPVAKQQHSLNRERTTDLPVNSRKRRGSDTANDRPSCSSYVAETVSGSPSPLKKVNPIPPLPQMVRGEHENSQGSSEVKSEVIVIDPLHVDEGEDGDGTPSSWRQGDIMEPRRHQGGHSEADAMLLGGHSSNTYHLHHPHPGVQPAARQNSSDNHFYTIGLDGAFNNRLGTFQNPATTATAPLDEGTGELQYPTWVDFPGSAPDTHLGDGTGTHQDRAEREKSYRCTFCGREYPHLCQLKMHQRVHTGEKPYECTLCGKQFSQLCGLKRHQRVHTGEKPFRCAQCGKQFSHSSNLKVHQSVHTGEKRFHCTQCGKNFSFLSNLIRHQAVHARKL